Proteins encoded within one genomic window of Hahella chejuensis KCTC 2396:
- a CDS encoding substrate-binding periplasmic protein: MRWYSWPVMALVGLLLSASLCRADEAIEKLTFMTEDYPPFNYVQDNNLKGFSVDLLELILKKLGSKKTRKDIQVHPWARSYRLTLKTPNTVLFVMTRRGPREDLFKWVGPVAASPIVLMAKKERNLKIRSSEEVKQYHIASVREDIAEIVLDEYGVPLDKREPVPYPELAAKMLEAGRVDMWAYGDIAAYWIIKQNGFNPSEYAPVYDFGSAGDNYYAFNIDTPDWIIERFQTALDELKAEIEENGQSVYQNIIDRYIK; encoded by the coding sequence ATGCGATGGTATTCCTGGCCTGTCATGGCGCTGGTGGGGCTATTGTTGAGCGCATCCCTGTGTCGGGCGGACGAAGCGATAGAAAAACTGACGTTTATGACTGAGGACTATCCTCCTTTCAACTACGTCCAGGACAACAATCTCAAAGGTTTCTCCGTTGACCTGCTGGAGCTGATACTTAAGAAACTGGGCTCAAAAAAGACGCGCAAGGATATCCAGGTGCATCCCTGGGCGCGCAGCTACCGGCTGACGCTGAAAACGCCCAATACGGTTTTGTTTGTCATGACCCGGCGTGGTCCGCGGGAGGATCTTTTCAAATGGGTAGGCCCAGTGGCGGCGTCGCCGATTGTGTTGATGGCCAAAAAAGAACGCAATCTGAAAATACGTTCTTCGGAAGAGGTGAAGCAATACCACATCGCCTCCGTGCGTGAGGACATCGCTGAGATTGTACTGGATGAATACGGCGTGCCGCTCGATAAACGCGAGCCGGTGCCATACCCGGAACTGGCGGCGAAAATGCTGGAGGCGGGTCGGGTGGACATGTGGGCCTACGGCGACATCGCCGCTTACTGGATCATCAAGCAGAACGGCTTTAACCCCTCTGAGTATGCGCCAGTGTACGATTTCGGTTCCGCCGGCGATAACTATTACGCCTTTAATATTGATACGCCGGACTGGATTATCGAGCGCTTTCAAACTGCGCTGGACGAACTGAAAGCGGAGATAGAGGAGAACGGTCAATCCGTCTATCAGAATATTATTGATCGTTACATCAAGTAG
- a CDS encoding COG4315 family predicted lipoprotein, which yields MKFKSLAVLTAAMMLTACAANSENHAGEPVSSRDTSLGSVMTSKQGMTLYTFTKDAAGVSNCNGGCAENWPPFMAGPSAHDTGKFTIITRADGSKQWAYESKPLYFWVGDRAPGDVTGHGVKDVWFTVKMDSAKSHKQSNYNSSSYY from the coding sequence ATGAAATTCAAAAGCCTTGCCGTTCTGACTGCTGCAATGATGCTGACTGCTTGCGCCGCTAACTCTGAAAATCATGCAGGCGAGCCGGTTTCCAGCAGAGATACGTCACTTGGCTCCGTCATGACCAGCAAACAGGGCATGACGCTGTACACCTTCACCAAGGATGCAGCAGGCGTCTCCAACTGTAATGGCGGCTGTGCGGAAAACTGGCCTCCATTCATGGCGGGTCCATCCGCGCACGATACCGGTAAATTCACCATCATTACCCGCGCTGACGGCTCCAAACAGTGGGCGTATGAGAGCAAGCCGCTGTACTTCTGGGTTGGCGACCGCGCGCCTGGTGACGTAACGGGTCATGGCGTCAAGGACGTCTGGTTCACAGTGAAAATGGACTCGGCGAAAAGCCACAAGCAAAGCAATTACAACAGCAGCAGTTACTATTAA
- a CDS encoding pectin acetylesterase-family hydrolase has product MQSRTKIKTAVFLGLLGSSVGVSAEMGDYSFWDTLGNLIWPRGADNPVTQEQQNAAQYPLTPNPSEVADGFNPGAYLQWQTIQLHPDTGAICGNGSPYKFFVNRVAHTSNTVIYMEGGGACWDYESCTGQTGIRGARNPNGIPDDYMSLQNPSASLVSPFVFRLHPWTRTKTQNWNMVYIPYCTGDIYTGDKVAIYEDPTGENDPLVWRHNGVRNMRAVVAWLKNNLERSGQMLMTGCSAGGAGSFANYHPVRRDMAPGKAYLINDSGPIFPAPVTGSEEEYPSLKLQNTIRNVWGLDGDGDGPLYYLQNELPSLDLNDLGTLYTALGEYYPNDRLGHTHFWDDLNYSSYSYERFYDDINNEPDAEKRKQKIHQRWYKDTSHLMTSLDGYDNWGYYIPRFRDVNESHCTSIIEFNNADIQEDGLELGDFVNNVMEGSGPVMSASEEDSVSDYQKGFNLLYWLLDQLL; this is encoded by the coding sequence ATGCAATCCAGAACAAAAATAAAAACAGCGGTATTTCTAGGTCTTCTTGGCAGTTCAGTTGGCGTATCCGCAGAAATGGGCGACTACTCATTCTGGGATACCCTGGGCAATCTGATCTGGCCCCGGGGGGCGGATAACCCGGTCACGCAGGAGCAGCAAAACGCAGCGCAGTATCCCTTGACGCCCAACCCCTCCGAAGTCGCCGACGGTTTCAACCCTGGCGCCTATCTGCAATGGCAGACCATTCAACTACACCCGGACACCGGCGCAATCTGCGGCAACGGCTCGCCTTATAAGTTCTTCGTCAATCGCGTGGCGCATACCAGCAACACAGTGATTTATATGGAAGGCGGCGGCGCCTGCTGGGATTATGAAAGCTGCACCGGCCAGACCGGCATTCGCGGCGCCCGAAATCCCAACGGCATTCCCGATGACTACATGAGCTTGCAGAACCCCTCCGCCAGTCTGGTGAGCCCGTTCGTGTTCCGTCTGCATCCCTGGACCCGCACCAAAACCCAGAACTGGAACATGGTGTACATTCCCTACTGCACCGGGGATATCTACACCGGCGACAAGGTCGCGATCTACGAGGACCCCACTGGCGAAAATGACCCGCTGGTGTGGCGGCATAACGGCGTGCGCAATATGCGCGCAGTGGTGGCGTGGCTGAAGAACAACCTGGAGCGTTCCGGACAAATGCTGATGACCGGATGCAGCGCCGGCGGCGCGGGTTCTTTCGCCAACTATCACCCGGTTCGCCGCGATATGGCGCCAGGCAAGGCCTACCTGATCAACGACTCCGGCCCTATCTTCCCGGCGCCGGTGACTGGCTCGGAAGAAGAATATCCCTCCCTCAAACTGCAGAACACCATTCGCAATGTGTGGGGTCTGGACGGCGATGGCGACGGGCCTTTGTACTACCTCCAAAACGAGCTGCCGTCACTGGACTTGAACGACCTGGGTACTCTGTACACAGCCCTGGGCGAATACTATCCAAACGATCGTCTGGGTCATACGCACTTCTGGGATGACCTCAATTACTCTTCCTATTCCTATGAGCGTTTCTATGACGACATTAATAACGAGCCCGATGCAGAGAAGCGTAAGCAGAAAATTCATCAGCGTTGGTACAAAGACACCAGTCACCTGATGACGTCGCTGGACGGCTATGATAACTGGGGCTACTACATTCCGCGTTTCCGCGATGTGAATGAAAGCCATTGCACCAGCATCATCGAGTTCAACAACGCGGACATTCAGGAAGACGGATTGGAGCTGGGCGACTTCGTGAATAACGTGATGGAAGGCTCCGGCCCGGTCATGTCCGCTTCGGAAGAAGACTCCGTCAGCGATTATCAGAAAGGCTTCAACCTGCTGTACTGGTTGCTGGATCAGTTGCTGTAA
- a CDS encoding carbohydrate-binding module family 20 domain-containing protein, with protein MVMDNVNNKNGDNRLGEGMKRFIFASVCAGALCAAGNGYGEVNRHASVMVHLFEWSWEDIAQECEQYLGPKGFTAVQVSPPQAHIGGAQWWTRYQPVSYVLNSRSGDRERFQNMTQRCAAAGVDVYADLVINHMASTGFDFPDVPYGVNDFHNWNCGGINYGDANQVWNCDLVGLKDLKTESDYVRGKIADYINDLMRLGVKGFRIDAAKHMPPADIENIVGRVQGSPYIFQEVIRASGEAVQPEMYTHIADVTEFQMERDLAWHFRNGRMANLIDFSQWDGRVASSDAMVFVANHDDQRQHPEWALTWNDPQGMYYLAHIFMLAYPYGYPRVMSSYYFNNHDQGPPNSGPHTAGACGVDWVCEHRWGGIGNMAKFRQATAANAYISNVSRDGDNRLAFGRGGLGFVALNNDTGAWSASLDTGLPAGEYCDILHGDYVKGVCTGPTVFVDSAGYASVNVAGRDAMAMHVEARVADCPQCQSQRVDVSFTCDNGQTQWGQSVYAVGDLPELGGWSPAGAVKLEPTAYPVWSGVISVPMGTQIEWKCLKRDENNPGAGIEWQPGSNTVFNSDLINATRGGW; from the coding sequence ATGGTCATGGATAACGTGAACAACAAGAATGGCGATAACAGGCTGGGCGAGGGCATGAAGCGATTTATTTTTGCTTCAGTCTGCGCGGGAGCGCTTTGCGCCGCCGGTAATGGCTATGGCGAAGTGAATCGTCATGCCTCGGTAATGGTGCATTTATTCGAATGGAGCTGGGAGGATATTGCGCAGGAATGTGAGCAGTATCTGGGACCCAAAGGATTTACGGCAGTGCAGGTGTCGCCGCCGCAGGCCCACATCGGGGGCGCGCAATGGTGGACCCGCTATCAGCCTGTCAGCTATGTGTTGAACAGTCGTAGCGGCGACCGGGAGCGTTTCCAGAACATGACGCAACGGTGCGCGGCGGCGGGGGTGGATGTGTATGCGGATCTGGTGATCAATCATATGGCGTCCACCGGGTTCGACTTTCCTGACGTCCCCTATGGCGTCAATGACTTCCATAACTGGAACTGCGGCGGCATCAACTATGGCGACGCCAATCAGGTCTGGAATTGCGATCTGGTGGGTTTGAAAGATTTAAAGACAGAGAGCGATTATGTGCGCGGAAAAATTGCGGATTACATCAACGACCTGATGAGGCTGGGCGTGAAAGGCTTTCGTATCGACGCCGCCAAGCACATGCCGCCTGCGGATATAGAGAATATCGTCGGTCGCGTTCAAGGCTCTCCCTATATCTTTCAGGAAGTGATCCGGGCGTCTGGAGAGGCGGTGCAACCGGAGATGTACACCCATATCGCCGATGTCACCGAGTTTCAAATGGAGCGGGATCTGGCCTGGCATTTTCGCAATGGGCGCATGGCGAATCTGATTGATTTCTCTCAATGGGACGGTCGCGTGGCCAGCAGCGACGCCATGGTGTTCGTCGCCAATCATGACGACCAACGCCAGCACCCGGAATGGGCGCTGACCTGGAATGATCCTCAGGGCATGTACTATCTCGCGCATATTTTCATGCTCGCTTACCCCTACGGTTATCCCAGAGTGATGTCCAGTTATTACTTCAATAATCATGATCAGGGGCCACCCAACTCAGGGCCGCACACCGCCGGCGCCTGCGGTGTGGACTGGGTATGCGAACACCGCTGGGGCGGGATCGGCAATATGGCGAAATTCCGCCAGGCCACCGCCGCCAACGCTTATATCTCTAATGTGTCCCGCGACGGCGACAATCGACTGGCGTTTGGGCGCGGCGGACTTGGCTTTGTGGCGCTGAACAATGACACTGGAGCTTGGAGCGCCTCGCTGGATACCGGTTTGCCGGCGGGAGAATACTGCGACATTCTGCATGGCGATTACGTCAAAGGCGTCTGCACCGGACCTACCGTCTTTGTAGACAGTGCGGGCTATGCGTCCGTCAATGTCGCCGGCCGCGACGCCATGGCGATGCATGTGGAGGCGAGAGTGGCGGATTGCCCGCAGTGTCAGTCACAAAGGGTGGATGTCTCTTTTACCTGCGATAACGGCCAAACCCAATGGGGACAAAGCGTTTATGCTGTTGGCGACCTCCCCGAACTGGGCGGCTGGAGCCCGGCAGGCGCAGTTAAACTGGAGCCCACCGCCTATCCCGTGTGGAGCGGCGTCATCTCTGTACCCATGGGAACACAGATCGAATGGAAATGCCTGAAACGGGATGAAAACAATCCGGGGGCGGGAATTGAGTGGCAGCCCGGAAGCAATACGGTATTCAACAGTGACCTGATCAACGCCACTCGCGGCGGCTGGTGA
- a CDS encoding DEAD/DEAH box helicase, whose protein sequence is MSQALALFHPLIAEWFAANLGAPTDIQSKAWPRIASGEHCLITAPTGSGKTLTAFLWALNRFATGELQPGRTRILYISPLKALNNDIRNNLSRPLAELTACFERKGEPFPLIRAQTRSGDTPSGERRQMLRQPPEILITTPESLNLLLSSQSGLSLLQDLDTVIIDEAHSLLGVKRGAYLISAVERLVDLSGEFQRIALSATINPVSAAADFVAGYELDVRQPDYARNPQYRKRPVTLVESHAAKHYRLSVNYPAAIAHRSADKHLWDALAETLLTRIQANRATLIFTNNRALCEKLTYKINQAADAMVAYAHHGSLSREIRTEVERRLKGGELAAIVATSSLEMGIDIGALDEVVLVQTAGSVAAAIQRVGRAGHNVGDVSVGSLFPTHPQDFLESAVLAKAIMEKDLEPVRPLQCPLDVLAQVIISMTGVATWDLDELYAHLRMSSVYHNLSRRQFDLLIDMLAGRYAESRIRELQARVSVDRIDNAITARPGALLSLYQSGGVIPDRGYFHLRHQDSSARIGELDEEFVWEAKIGQSFTLGAQFWQIQKITHNDVFVLPAKAGASTPPFWKAESISRNFHFSEQIGLFLEHLDANLDAPDIVATLQSQYYMTAEVADSLLDFLRRQRAHTGRPLPHRHHLLVEIVDSILGHSHGRQMVLHTGWGAEVNRPWGMALEAAWLESFSEQPVVYVSNECIVLQMPEEIPVDAILSLVSPERIEALLRARLEGSGFFGARFRECAGRALLLSKGKFNERRPLWMSRLQSQKLLNSVLKYEDFPILLETWRTCLQDEFDLTALKQLLEELQTEQIQWSVANTRTPSPMAQNIAWEQVNLYMYKDDTPTSDKTSNLSEDLLRELLYNDELRPTVNAELCQRFVQKRQRLAPGYAPDSARDLLDWIKERGAIPDSEWRELLFCIESESGNETLQDMLSATETKIIRLERRNAQVIVARENQASFAQAFYPEADADAESDALFDTLLGEWLRFYGPVSATEISLWLGVDPQRLQRALDDLVEARAIVAGPLIEGNAELRYCDRENFEILLHMARKEAAPEFAPLPLEQLPLFLHCWQTLTCERDDDPHERLFDIVQRLQGTPAPAALWENEILPARLPDYNPALLDHLFQESDLEWLGVEEGKTLFCFAADLDLLDAPAPLNEEAAEDLRALFPDVDSRYDFQALSGKSGLDNTTLTERLWDWVWKQRINNDAFAALRRGVENKFTIPNLPTQSSGRPPSRRRAMRHSFAQSKQAANSPGTWRQVRWPLRQDDPITEQERGKDRARLLLSRYGVVFRELLQRELPEMRWSAVFRSLRLMELSREIIGGYFFKDIPGPQFITPNALQMLQNGLPQTRLYWLNATDPASLCGLGLTGLKQKLPKRLDSIHMSFMGPELIMVARRNGKQLDIMIPPDHPDLDACLAPLSNLLHRSCQPLKSINLDTINGEKAVDSPYLPHLSRLFDVQKGYKDVALNRKLL, encoded by the coding sequence ATGTCCCAGGCGCTGGCTTTATTTCACCCACTTATCGCGGAATGGTTCGCGGCCAACCTAGGCGCGCCCACGGATATCCAAAGTAAAGCCTGGCCGCGCATCGCTTCCGGCGAACACTGCCTGATTACCGCTCCCACCGGCAGCGGCAAAACCCTCACCGCCTTTCTCTGGGCTCTCAACCGCTTCGCTACCGGCGAGCTGCAACCGGGCCGTACGCGCATACTCTACATTTCGCCACTGAAAGCGCTGAATAACGATATCCGCAATAACCTCAGCCGTCCGCTGGCGGAACTGACAGCGTGCTTTGAGCGTAAGGGGGAGCCCTTCCCGCTTATCCGCGCACAGACCCGCAGCGGCGACACCCCCTCAGGCGAACGCCGTCAGATGCTGCGCCAACCGCCGGAAATTCTCATCACCACGCCGGAAAGCCTCAACCTGCTGCTGAGTTCCCAGAGCGGCCTTAGCCTGCTGCAGGACCTGGATACGGTCATCATTGATGAAGCGCATTCTCTGCTGGGCGTCAAACGGGGCGCTTACCTGATCTCCGCCGTGGAGCGTCTGGTGGATCTGTCCGGTGAGTTTCAGCGCATCGCTCTGTCCGCCACCATTAACCCGGTCTCCGCCGCCGCGGACTTTGTCGCCGGTTACGAACTGGATGTCCGTCAGCCTGACTATGCGCGCAATCCTCAATATCGCAAGCGGCCGGTCACGCTGGTGGAATCCCACGCCGCCAAGCATTACCGGCTCAGCGTCAACTATCCGGCCGCCATCGCTCACCGCAGCGCGGACAAACACCTCTGGGACGCTCTCGCGGAAACCCTGCTGACGCGTATTCAGGCCAATCGCGCCACGCTCATCTTCACCAATAATCGCGCCCTGTGCGAAAAGCTCACCTACAAGATCAATCAGGCGGCGGACGCGATGGTGGCTTACGCGCATCATGGCTCGCTGTCGCGGGAGATCCGCACCGAGGTGGAGCGGCGCCTCAAGGGAGGCGAACTGGCCGCTATCGTCGCCACCAGCTCTCTGGAGATGGGCATCGATATCGGCGCCCTGGATGAAGTCGTGCTGGTGCAGACCGCCGGTTCGGTGGCGGCGGCGATCCAGCGCGTGGGGCGGGCCGGCCATAACGTCGGCGACGTCAGCGTCGGCTCGCTGTTTCCGACTCATCCCCAGGACTTTTTGGAGTCCGCTGTGCTGGCCAAAGCCATCATGGAAAAAGACCTGGAGCCGGTGCGCCCACTGCAGTGTCCCCTGGATGTGCTGGCGCAGGTGATTATCTCCATGACGGGGGTGGCGACCTGGGACCTGGACGAACTGTACGCGCACCTGCGCATGTCCAGCGTTTACCACAATTTATCCCGTCGCCAGTTTGATCTGCTGATTGACATGCTGGCGGGACGTTACGCGGAGAGTCGTATCCGCGAACTGCAGGCGCGCGTATCCGTGGATCGCATCGACAACGCCATCACGGCGCGCCCCGGCGCCCTGCTCTCACTGTATCAATCCGGAGGCGTCATACCGGATCGCGGTTATTTTCATCTGCGCCACCAGGACAGTAGCGCCCGTATCGGCGAGCTGGACGAAGAGTTCGTCTGGGAAGCGAAAATCGGTCAAAGCTTCACTCTGGGCGCGCAGTTCTGGCAGATTCAGAAAATCACCCACAACGATGTGTTCGTGCTTCCCGCCAAAGCCGGAGCGTCAACGCCACCGTTCTGGAAAGCCGAATCCATCAGCCGCAACTTCCACTTCTCCGAGCAAATTGGCCTGTTCCTGGAGCATCTCGACGCCAATCTGGACGCCCCTGATATTGTCGCCACCTTGCAGTCGCAATATTACATGACGGCGGAGGTGGCGGACTCCCTGCTGGATTTTCTGCGTCGCCAACGGGCGCACACGGGACGCCCCCTGCCTCATCGCCACCATCTGCTGGTGGAGATCGTCGACTCTATCCTGGGGCACAGCCACGGCCGTCAGATGGTGCTGCACACCGGTTGGGGCGCTGAAGTGAATCGCCCCTGGGGCATGGCTCTGGAAGCCGCCTGGCTGGAATCCTTCAGCGAACAGCCGGTGGTGTATGTCAGTAACGAATGCATCGTCCTGCAGATGCCGGAGGAAATTCCCGTCGACGCCATTCTCTCCCTGGTTTCTCCAGAGCGGATAGAAGCCCTGTTACGCGCCCGCCTGGAAGGCTCCGGTTTTTTTGGCGCGCGCTTCAGAGAATGCGCAGGCCGCGCATTGTTGCTCAGCAAAGGCAAATTCAACGAGCGTCGTCCTTTGTGGATGAGTCGCCTGCAGTCGCAGAAATTGCTGAACTCCGTGCTCAAGTACGAGGACTTCCCCATTCTGCTGGAAACTTGGCGCACCTGCCTGCAGGACGAATTTGATCTGACCGCGTTAAAACAACTGCTGGAGGAGCTGCAAACCGAACAGATTCAATGGTCCGTCGCCAATACCCGAACGCCCAGCCCCATGGCGCAGAATATCGCCTGGGAGCAGGTCAACCTGTACATGTACAAGGACGACACGCCCACCTCGGACAAGACCTCCAATCTCAGTGAGGACCTGCTGCGAGAGCTGTTGTACAACGATGAGCTGCGTCCCACCGTAAACGCTGAACTGTGTCAGCGCTTCGTGCAGAAACGCCAGCGTCTGGCGCCAGGTTATGCGCCGGACAGCGCGCGAGACCTGTTGGACTGGATCAAGGAACGCGGCGCTATTCCGGATTCTGAATGGCGCGAACTGCTGTTCTGTATTGAATCAGAGTCCGGCAATGAGACACTGCAAGACATGCTGTCGGCGACGGAAACCAAAATTATTCGCCTGGAGCGCCGCAACGCCCAAGTTATTGTGGCGCGGGAAAACCAGGCCTCCTTCGCACAGGCGTTCTATCCGGAAGCAGACGCGGATGCGGAATCCGATGCGCTCTTCGATACGCTGCTGGGCGAATGGCTACGCTTTTACGGGCCGGTGTCCGCCACAGAGATATCCCTCTGGCTTGGCGTCGACCCACAACGTTTGCAGCGGGCTCTCGACGATCTGGTGGAAGCGCGCGCAATCGTGGCCGGCCCCCTGATCGAAGGCAATGCTGAGCTGCGCTATTGCGATCGGGAGAATTTCGAAATCCTCCTGCATATGGCGCGCAAAGAGGCCGCGCCGGAATTCGCCCCCCTCCCCTTGGAGCAGCTTCCCCTGTTCTTACACTGCTGGCAGACCCTAACGTGCGAGCGTGACGACGATCCCCATGAGCGACTCTTCGATATTGTGCAACGCCTGCAGGGAACGCCCGCCCCTGCTGCGCTGTGGGAGAACGAAATACTTCCCGCGCGATTGCCGGACTACAACCCTGCCTTACTGGACCATCTGTTTCAGGAGTCCGACCTGGAGTGGCTTGGCGTGGAGGAAGGCAAAACCCTATTCTGCTTCGCCGCCGATCTGGACCTGCTTGACGCCCCTGCGCCTCTCAACGAAGAAGCCGCCGAAGACCTGCGGGCTCTGTTTCCAGACGTCGACAGCCGCTACGATTTCCAGGCTCTCTCCGGGAAAAGCGGACTGGACAACACTACGCTGACAGAACGCCTATGGGACTGGGTATGGAAACAACGCATCAACAACGACGCCTTCGCCGCGTTGCGCAGAGGAGTGGAAAACAAATTCACCATTCCGAATCTGCCCACTCAGAGTTCCGGCAGACCGCCATCCCGTCGTCGGGCCATGCGCCATTCCTTCGCCCAGTCGAAACAGGCGGCGAACAGTCCTGGAACCTGGCGGCAAGTGCGCTGGCCCTTGCGACAGGATGATCCTATAACGGAACAGGAGCGCGGCAAGGATCGCGCACGCCTGCTGTTAAGTCGTTACGGTGTAGTGTTTCGCGAACTCCTGCAAAGAGAGCTTCCAGAAATGCGTTGGAGCGCGGTGTTTCGCTCCCTGCGCCTGATGGAGCTGTCCAGGGAAATCATCGGCGGCTACTTTTTCAAGGATATCCCCGGCCCGCAGTTCATTACCCCTAACGCGCTGCAAATGCTGCAGAACGGCCTGCCGCAAACCCGACTGTACTGGCTCAATGCAACCGATCCCGCGTCCCTGTGCGGACTGGGTCTGACGGGGCTGAAACAGAAGCTGCCGAAGCGGCTGGACTCCATACATATGAGTTTCATGGGGCCGGAACTGATCATGGTGGCGCGCCGTAACGGCAAACAGCTGGACATCATGATCCCGCCGGATCACCCGGACCTGGACGCCTGTCTGGCCCCGTTGAGCAACCTGTTGCACCGATCCTGTCAGCCGCTGAAAAGCATTAACCTGGACACTATCAACGGAGAAAAAGCCGTCGACAGCCCTTACCTTCCGCACCTGAGTCGTCTGTTCGACGTGCAGAAGGGATACAAGGACGTCGCGCTCAACCGCAAACTGCTGTAA
- a CDS encoding RNA polymerase sigma factor — protein sequence MKTATDTDWSVELSPLLRRIVDQDRAALKRLYDLTGARLMGVAMRILQDEGEAADLLQEVYMKLWRQASQYSGAGSAWGWLCVLTRNAALDKLKSRQRKREDLMDDVEPLMADLAGEGCGLADQEGMRQCLEKLNEEPRKAILLSYIHGYSHGELETRLERPLGTIKAWIRRGLQELKQCLEA from the coding sequence TTGAAGACCGCAACCGACACAGATTGGTCTGTGGAGCTGTCGCCGCTGTTGCGCCGCATCGTAGACCAGGACCGAGCCGCGCTGAAGCGTCTGTATGATTTAACCGGCGCCAGGCTAATGGGCGTCGCCATGCGCATATTGCAAGATGAGGGCGAAGCCGCCGACCTGTTGCAGGAAGTGTATATGAAGCTGTGGCGGCAAGCATCGCAGTATTCGGGAGCCGGGTCCGCCTGGGGCTGGCTCTGCGTGCTCACCCGCAACGCTGCGCTGGACAAGCTGAAAAGCAGACAGCGCAAGCGTGAAGATCTCATGGATGATGTGGAGCCGTTGATGGCGGATCTGGCTGGCGAGGGGTGCGGGCTGGCGGACCAGGAAGGCATGAGGCAGTGCCTTGAAAAACTGAATGAAGAGCCTCGTAAAGCGATTTTATTGTCTTATATCCACGGATACAGCCACGGCGAACTGGAAACTCGGCTAGAGCGCCCATTAGGGACGATCAAAGCCTGGATCAGACGCGGACTGCAGGAGTTAAAACAATGTCTCGAAGCATGA
- a CDS encoding DUF4234 domain-containing protein, which yields MENPYQAPQAELDTHGESSTPFFTTSITKLIVLYIATLGFYRLYWFYKHWKALQVHEGLKVAPVWRSIFNIFFTHSLFKHIANRHQEQGLGGWGAHAVLATLYVLMTVGGELIARMPTSDVFGVWDIVLLATSIIPLYTLYEAQTHANRVNQDPDGESNSRFSPWNILFILLGIAIWGVVVLGVLAQYTAILD from the coding sequence ATGGAAAACCCGTATCAGGCGCCGCAGGCCGAGCTGGATACGCACGGCGAATCTTCAACTCCCTTTTTCACCACATCAATTACCAAGCTGATTGTCTTATACATTGCTACGCTGGGTTTTTATCGCCTCTACTGGTTTTACAAACACTGGAAAGCGCTGCAGGTTCACGAAGGTCTTAAAGTAGCGCCGGTATGGCGCTCCATCTTTAATATCTTCTTCACGCACTCTCTTTTCAAACATATCGCCAACCGTCATCAGGAACAGGGCCTGGGAGGCTGGGGCGCTCACGCCGTGCTGGCGACCTTGTATGTGCTGATGACGGTTGGGGGCGAGCTCATCGCCCGTATGCCGACGAGCGATGTTTTTGGCGTTTGGGATATTGTGCTGCTTGCGACGTCTATCATCCCTCTTTACACGCTGTACGAGGCGCAAACACATGCAAACCGCGTCAATCAGGACCCTGACGGGGAGAGCAACAGTCGCTTCAGCCCCTGGAATATTCTGTTTATCCTTCTCGGCATCGCTATCTGGGGCGTGGTCGTGTTAGGCGTGCTAGCGCAATACACCGCCATTCTGGACTGA